TGCCGCCCGTGAAGATTCACTGCTCCGTCCTGGCCGAGGACGCCATCAAGGCGGCGCTGGCCGATTACAAGAAGAAGGGCGACGGCAAGTAAGGAGACCTGTCATGGAGACGACACAGACTCCGCAGACCCCGGCCATCACGCTGACCGACGCGGCGCTCACGGAACTCAAGCGCCTGATAAACGTGCAGGGCCTCACCGAGGGCGGCCTGCGGGTGGGCGTCAAGGGCGGTGGCTGCTCGGGGCTCAGCTATACGATCAATTTTGACGAGAAGATCGGCCCGCACGACACCGTCTGCGAGTTCGACGGCGTCAAGGTGATCGTGGACATGAAGAGCGCCATCTATCTGCAGGGTACGCAGCTCGACTTCCAGAAGGACCTGATGAGTGGCTCGTTCAAGTTCATCAATCCAAACGCGCAGAAAACCTGCGGCTGCGGGGAGTCCTTTTCAGCCTGAATCGGAGGCCGGCCGATGACGACGCGTACGGCGGCTGCCTCAGTTGCCCTGCCCGTCGTATCAAAAACCATAACCATGGAACACCCTCCGTCACAAACATCTAAACACACCGAACTGCCGATGGCTCGCAGCATGTGCTGGCACTGCCAGTCGGAAATCACGGGCGAGTACTACTGCGGCCAATGCGTGAAGGTGCAGCCCCTGTCGAAGGACATGGATTACTTCTCCTGCCTGGGTCTGCCACCCCGACTCCATCTCAATCCGAAGGCGCTGGAAGAAACCTATTACGAGTTGAGCCGGGCGTTTCATCCGGACTTTTTCCAGACCAAGACTGAGACGGAGAAACAGATCAGCCTGAATAATTCGGCCCTGCTCAACACGGCCTACCGCACGCTAAAAGATCCCGTGCAGCGAGCCGAGTATCTGTTGAAGCTTCAAGCCGGCGCGGCCAAGGACATCCGCAACTCCCCGCCGGCGGATCTCTTTGAGGAAATTCTCGAATTACAGGAAGACCTCGACGCCTATCGCGAGGCGGACGCTGCGCACGATCCAAAAGGTCTCGAGATCCAGAAGGCCAAGCTCCAGAAGGACCGCATCCATCTGGAAGAACGGTTTGTCGGCATGGACGCGTGGCTGTCGGACCTCTTCACCAAGTGGGACGCCCTTCAAGTGCGGGCTCCGCAGGCGGACGCGCTGAGGGCTGAGAAGGACGCGGCGCTCAAGGAGCTGCGCGAGCTGCTCTCGAACCGGACCTACCTGCGCAATATTTTAAACGATGTCGTGGCGACCATCGAAGGCGAGCATGCGGATCGTCGGCATTGACCTCGGCACCACCAACTCCCTGATCGCCTACATGGAGCGCGGCGCTCCACGCGTCATCGCCGGCGCCAACGAACGCACAATGGTGCCCTCCGTCGTCGCCATGACGGACAATGGTCTGATCGTCGGCGATCCGGCCAAAGCACATCTCCTCCACGATCCGGCGCGCACGGTCTATTCCGTCAAGCGCTTCATGGGCAAGGGCCTGGCCGACGTGGCCGCGGAACTAAACTATTTCCCGTACACTCTGTCCGAACAGGGCGGCGTGAT
This genomic stretch from Nitrospira sp. harbors:
- a CDS encoding iron-sulfur cluster assembly accessory protein → METTQTPQTPAITLTDAALTELKRLINVQGLTEGGLRVGVKGGGCSGLSYTINFDEKIGPHDTVCEFDGVKVIVDMKSAIYLQGTQLDFQKDLMSGSFKFINPNAQKTCGCGESFSA
- the hscB gene encoding Fe-S protein assembly co-chaperone HscB codes for the protein MTTRTAAASVALPVVSKTITMEHPPSQTSKHTELPMARSMCWHCQSEITGEYYCGQCVKVQPLSKDMDYFSCLGLPPRLHLNPKALEETYYELSRAFHPDFFQTKTETEKQISLNNSALLNTAYRTLKDPVQRAEYLLKLQAGAAKDIRNSPPADLFEEILELQEDLDAYREADAAHDPKGLEIQKAKLQKDRIHLEERFVGMDAWLSDLFTKWDALQVRAPQADALRAEKDAALKELRELLSNRTYLRNILNDVVATIEGEHADRRH